The genome window GAATCCCATAAGGAAGGGGATGAAGGAATTGTGTCCTTGCTGATGTGATCACCTCCCAACCACTCCAAATCATccagaaaagagatttttttaggGAATCATCCCCTCTACTCCATCCCTGAAAATGTTCCAGGTTAGAGCAACTTGGGACAGGGAAAGGAATCCTTGCTcagcctggatttgggattttccagcATTTCAAGGGTGGATTTTTATTTGTGGAGCTCAGATTTCCAGGGATGAAAATCTGAATTCCATTCATTTTGAATTCCATAAGGAATTCTGAATTCCATAAGGAAGGGGATGAAGGAATTGTGTCCTTGCTGATGTGATCACCCCACAAACACTCCCACCCATccaaaagagaattttttagGGAATCATCCCCTCTACTCCATCCCTGAAAATATTCCAGGTTAGAACAACTTGGGACAGGGAAAGGAATCCCTGCTCagttggatttgggattttccaggaTTTCAAAGGTGGATTTTAATTTATGGAGCTCAGATttccagggggctcaggggcagcagTTTGGAATCCCATAAGGAAGGGATGAAGGAATTGTGTCCTTGCTGATGTGATCACCCCACAAACACTCCCACCCATCCAAAAGAGATTTTTTAGGGAATCATCccctctgctccatccctgaaaATATTCCAGGTTAGAACAACTTGGGACAGGGAAAGGAATCCTTGCTcagcctggatttgggattttccagcATTTCAAGGGTGGATTTTTATTTGTGGAGCTCAGATTTCCAGGGAGTTTAGGGGCAGCATTTTCGAATCCCACAAGGAAGGGGATGAAGGAATTGTGTCCTTGCTGATGTGATCACCCCACAACCATTCCCACCCAcccaaaagagatttttttagggaatcatcccctctgctccatccctggaaatgttccaggTTAGAACAACTTGGGATAGGGGAAGGAATACCTGCTgagctggatttgggattttccagcATTTCAAGGGTGGATTTTTATTTGTGGAGCTCAGATTTCCAGGGATGAAAATTTGAATTCCATTCATTTTGAATTCCATAAGGAATTCTGAATTCCATAAGGAAGGGGATGAAGGAATTGTGTCCTTGCTGATGTGATCATCCCACAACCACTCCCACCCATCCAAAACAGATTTTTTAGGGAATCATCccctctgctccatccctgaaaATGTTCCAGGTTAGAGCAACTCGGGCCAGGGGAAGGAATCCCTGCCCATGAGATTTAACCCCAAAAGCCCAGTGGGACCCCAGagggggctgccctggcccctCACCGATCTGGCTGGGGTCCCTGAGGTCGAAGAAGCTGACAAAGCACTGGTAGCCCATCTGCTTGTCCGTGGAGAACATGATGATGTTCCCTCCAAAGTCAAAGCCGCACGTCCTCACGGCTGAGCTGGTCTTCACCAGGGccagctgcttccctggggggcagagcagggaaaaaaggggtttatagggagctgggaagggaattcaTCCTTCAAAACAGCCTGGAATGGAATCTGGAATGATCTGGGTGGGAATTTAGGAATGGATTCAGTTCCACACCCTGTGCTGAGGTGTCACTTCCAGCCTTGCTTGGGGAGCCTCAGATTTTAACAGGGGAAGAGGGATTTCAGGAAGCTGGGAAATTATTCTCTCATTAAAAACACCCATCCTCAGTGGGAGAAGGTGCTGGATTAGAATGGAACCCTGGAAAGGAATCTGGAATGATCAGGGTGGGAATTTAGGAGTGGATTCAGTTCCaggtccctgctctgtgtcaaTTCCAGCCTCGCTCAGGTGAATCTCAGAATTTAACAAGAGGAGGGGAAGAGGAATTTTCAGGGAGCTGGGAAGTGATTTCCTCATTAAAAACAAACTGGGAGATCATGgaataaaatcatggaattataTGGAAGTGAATTTAGGAATGGATTCAATTCCACACCCTGTGCTGAGGTGTCACTTCCAGCCTTGCTTGGGGCAGCCTCAGATTTAaacaggggaggggaagaggaattttcagggagctgggaaatTATTCTCTCATTAAAAACACCCATGCTCATTAGGAGAAGGTGCTGGAATAGAATGGAACCCTGGAATGGAACCTGGAATTCTCTGGGTGGAAATTTAGGAGTGGATTCAGTTCTACATCTCTGCGTTGTGACAATTCCAGCCTTGACTGGGGCAACCTCAAATTTTaacagaggagagaaagaggaaatttCAGGGAGCTGGGAAGTGATTTCCTCATTAAAAACAAACTGGGAGAGCAAAAACAAACTGGAATAAAATCCTGGAATGATTTGGAAGTGAATTTAGGAGTGGATTCAGTTCCACACCCTGTGCTGAGGTGTCACTCCCAGCCTTGCTTGGGGCAGCCTCAGATTCTAacaggggagggaaaaaagagttTTCGGGGAGCTGGGAAATTATTCTCTCATTAAAAACACCCATCCTCAGTGGGAGAAGGTGCTGGAATAGAATGGAACCCTGGAATGGAACCTGGAATGATCAGGGTGGGAATTTAGGAGTGGATTCAGCTCCACATCTCTGTGTTGTGACAATTCCAGCCTCGCTCTGGGGAACCTCAGATTTTAACTgaggagagaaagaggaaatttCAGGGAGTTGGGAAGTGATTCCCTCATTAAAAACAGCCTGGGAGATCATGGAATAAAATCCTGGAATGATTTGGAAGTGAATTTAGGAATGGATTCAGTTCCACACCCTGTGCTGAGGTGTCACTTCCAGCCTTGCTTGGGGAGCCTCAGATTTTaacagaggaggggaaaaaagaattttcaaGGAGCTGGGAAGTGATTCCCTCATTAAAAATACCCATCCTCAATGGGAGAAGGTGCTGGATTAGAATGGAACCCTGGAATGGAACCTGGAATTCTCTGGGTGGAAATTTAGGAGTGGATTCAGTTCcacatctctgctctgtgacaATTCCAGCCTTGATTGGGGCAACCTCAAATTTTAACAGAGGAGGGAAAGAGGAATTTtcatggagctgggaagggatttCCTCATTAAAAACAAACTGGGAGATCATGGAATAAAATCCTGGAATGTTCTGGGTGGGAATTTAGGAGTGGATTCAGTTCCAGGTCTCTGTGCTGTGACAATTCCAGCCTCGCTCAGGGGAATCTCAGATTTTAACAAGAGGAGGGGAAGAGGAATTttcagggagctgggaagggatttCCTCATTAAAAACAACATGGAATGGAACCCTGAAATGCTTTAGGTGGGAAGAAAATTTACGAATGGATTCAGCTCCATGTTTCTGCTCTGTGGCAATTCCGGCCTCAAATTttaagaagggaaaaggaattttcagggagctgggaaatgaTTCCCTCATTAAAAGCAGCATGGAACAGAACATGGAATGCTCTGGAAAGCAATTTGGGAATGGATTCAGTTCCAGGTGTCTGCTCTGTGTcagtcccagcagtgtcccccaggcccagggatgtccccaaagggaatttggggtgccCTCACCTGTCTCACAGTCCCACAGGCGGCAGCTGTTGTCTGCAGAGCCGGTCAGGACGTGCCTGGTGTCCCCTGAACCTCCATTAAGggaaaatcaacccaaaatccccctgccagggcactCACAGAACAATTCTGAACCCAAAAATTGATATTTTTCAGGGCAAAATCTGCCCCAGGGAAGGCAACACAGAGCCCAAGTGTTCCCATGGCAAAACTCCATCATTTTCCCatgaaaatttaaagaaaaagctCCATTTCttgcatttaaataaatttccCACCCTTTTATCTCTGCTGCCTGTGGAAAACCTTCCCAAATATCCAAAAGGCACAACAAATCCAGATATTAATTAGGCTGTTGTCCCAAATGGGAACACACCCAAACAAGAGGCAGCAGAAGGAATGGATtcagtttaaaaagaagaatttaAATGCTGCTCTTGGAGAGGAAGATGAGAAGCAGCCGGGAGGAAGCACCGAGGATGATTCAGCCtctaaaatatgaaataaaaccGGTTTGGGGATCAAAGGATACAGTCAGCATCCACACACCACACAGCTCCCGTGTGCCCATTGTAGGTCCCCAGCCTCTCGCCGTTCACCGAATACCAAACATTGACAATCTGCGAGGAAGAGGGGGGgggaaaattaattaaaattaaggaTTAATTAATGGACGGGTAATTAGCGGCGGTGGGGAGCACTCACGGGATCCTTGGCCACGGTGAACAGCAGGTCTCCCTCGCGGTTGTATTTGATCTGAGTGATGGAGCGCtcatggccttgcagcagaatgGGCTTCTGTAATTAATGATTAAATAATTAATGAGGGTGAGGAtgggagggtggggggggggggagggcgGCCCCCCGGTCCGAGGCTCCTGGGACGCGGGGGTTCGGCCAAGCCGCCCCCCCGCGCCCAGGAGCCTCGGACCGGGGGTGTAGAGCCGGTGAATCATCGGTGGCACCGAAACTCGCGGCCCCCGAGCCCGCGGCCATCCCGCTCTCACCATGGCGGCCACGCTGAGGCCTCACGGGGCGGCACTTCCGGGATGGCGGCGGCGCGCAGGAAATACGTCACGTGTCAATGGCAACAAGGTACTTCCGGGAAGCAGGCAGCGTGGCGGCGTTGCCATGGCGACCGCGGGTGAGGAGGGAGTGATGGCGGCGCGGGGAGGGTTTGGATGGGAAGGGGGAACGTGGCTGGGAGGGCTGAGGGAGTGCGGGGAGGTTGGGGAGGGGGAGTCGGGCTATGGTGACAGGACGGGAGCGTGGAATGGGGAAGGAATTTGGGGATCAGCCGGTCCCgcgggcagggacagctggcaCCGGCCCGGGCTGCTCCGGGCTCATCCGGCCGGGCCTCGGGCACTGCCCGGTGCTGAGGGTGATGCCTGGAGAGGCTCtctggaacagaggctggacagagttaaagaataaagtagggatttgtTAAAAGACCTTTAATTGATCCACAAGGGCCCGGCTGTGGCTACACCCAAGATAGACCCCAAGTCAcgagttttcacacttttataagttttggtccatttccatGTGGGGTTCAGTGTCCAGTTCCAGCTCCGGGTGATGCAGTCCCGCCCTCCCAGGTTGCTCCCCTCCATTCCCTGCTGTTTGCACTGTTGGGGACTGAGGCTGCAGCGGTGTCCGTGGTTCTGGGGCTGGAAATTCATTTTTCTATGAGactgaggagaggaaaaggattgttctgtgggACTGAGCTGTGAGGAGAACTTGCTAAAACACTGTATATTAAGTTCAGAGTCACACACTaaggcactgcagagcatgGAAAATATAAAACCTAAAACTGAAGGCGTCAAGGGGGCTGAGGCCGGGCTGGCTCCACGGCTCCGATCCCGCTGTTCCCGGGGCTGAGGCCGGGCTGGCTCCCGGCTCTGACCCCGCTGTTCCCGGGGCTGAGGCCGGGCTGATTCCACGGCTCCGATCCCGCTGTTCCCGGGGCCGGGCTGGCTCCGATTCCGCTGTTCCCGGGGCTGAGGCCGGGCTGGCTCCCGGCTCGGATCCCACTGTTCCCGGGGCCGGGCTGGCTCCGATCCCGCCGTTCCCGGGGCTGAGGCCGGGCTGGCTCCACGGCTCTGATCCCGCTGATCCCGGGGCTGAGGCCGGGCTGGCTCCCGGCTCTGACCCCGCTGTTCCCGGGGCTGAGGCCGGGCTGGCTCCGATCCCACTGTTCCCGGGGCCGGGCTGGCTCCGATCCCGCTGTTCCCGGGGCTGAGGCCGGGCTGGCTCCCGGCTCTGACCCCGCCGTTCCTGAGGCCGGGCTGGCTCCCGGCTCTGACCCCGCCGTTCCCGGGGCTGAGGCCGGGCTGCCTCCACGGCTCCGATCCCGCTGTTCCCGGGGCCGGGCTGGCTCCCGGCTCTGACCCCGCCGTTCCCCGCAGGGCAGGCGCTGGCCCTGGCGCTGGTGGCCGCGCTCTGGGGCGGCACCGGGCCGTTCCTGAGGGCGGCAGCCGCGGGCATGGAGgagcagcggggccggggccgcctgCGGCAGCTGCTGGCGGAGCTGCGGTTCCTCAGCCTCAACTGGCAGGTGAGAGCCCGCCTGGCATTAATTATAAATGATAAATATCATTAATGGCTTCTTTGTCATTGGTGTGTTGGCTTCTGCAAGTTACTGGTAATCACAAGGATCCTGATATAGTGCAGCTTGTAATCCCTTTGAACTGCTTTTTggtataataaatataataaatataacatactataatatactatactataatatgctatactataatatactataatatactattctataatatactatactataatataatataaaaaatatataatatactatactataatataataaCATAAtgatgtaatataatgtaatataatatattatatgtattatatatattatacataataTATCGTATTATATGTAGCTTatgtataatataaatatatataatatgtattatatgttatataacatattatatattatatatagtttattaataataaataatattaatgatttaatttaattaatatataaatatgtatttatatattattattatataattaatGTAGTtatatgtaatataatgtaatgtaatgtaatgtaatataatataatataatataatataatataatataatataatataatataatatatccgTTTTTGTATGCACCGTGTAGTTTATATCAATAATGTGATAAATATAGCTTAGAACTTCTCATGCTATTAAAGTACAAACTATGTGctgttaaatatttcatttgtgGAATTAACTCAGATAATAATGTAAAATAGCTCTGTTAATTCAATGTATTTGTGGAATTTTTGTATCTGAATCATAAAATAACAGTGACAAGAACCAGGACACCAGAGACAAAGTGAACTTTGCTGAAAGTTTGGTATCCTTGCTGAACCCCAATATCCACAATTCCCTGAAGCTCTGTGTTCTCCTGCAGTACCTGGTGCCCTTCCTGCTCAACCAGGCTGGATCTCTGCTCTTCTACCTCACCTTGGCCTCCACAGGTcagatcctgctgctttttttgggGTGCTTTGATGGGATTTTGTGGCTCAGCCAAACAGCAAGGAGATCCCTTGGAATAATGCCAAATAAATCAAATTTCTCCACTTGGATCTTGCATTTCAGACCTGTCGCTGGCAGTGCCGCTCTGCAACTCCCTGGCTTTGGTTGTGACCTTGGTGactgggaaaatcctgggagaggACATTGGGGGGAAAAGTGAGTCCCACTTCCAGCATTTCCTCAAGAAATCAGCTTTTATTGCATTGGGATTACTTGATTTGTAATGTGGGAATTTGATTTTTAATGTGGGGGATTTGATTTTTAATGTGAGGGATTTCATTTTTAATgcataatttaatttataataTGGGGGATTTAATTTATAATGTGGGAGATTTGGTTTTTCACGTGGGAGATTTGATTTTAATGTATAATTTAATTTACAATCTAATCTGAAGACACCAAACACCCCACAAGGCTTGAACTGGGTCAGAGCAGCTTTGACTGCAGGGAATTGAAATGAGAATGGAAAATTCCCAtttcaatgggattttttatcccattgaaaagggaaagggaattgaaatagatttttgggCAGGACTGGTGAATTTAAAGCCAGAATAGCCTGTTTAAAGCTAAAAGGATTTAAATTTCCCTCAGTAAAATGCCTATGATGGAAAAGGAGTGGCCCAGAAGTCAACGTGCCCTGCTCAGGTGCTCATGAaaaagcaggaaattggggaatttcaaactgcaggagctggaggtcGTTGTTTGGGGCAGATTCCCGGTTTGTGCCCATTTGCTGATCCTGGATTTGTtcctccccaggggctgtggcaggaaTGCTGCTCACCATGCTGGGGCTGTCGCTGTGCCTGGctggggcctgaggctgcagaggctcccccagggctcctcccgggcctgggaaggtgttttgggaTGGATCCCAAACAAATCCCATGGACTGCACtccccactgcagggacagcagccactcTGTGCCTTCAGGGGATTTGGGTGCCTCAAACTGGCTTGGACAGCACTGAAAGGGGGTAAGAAAGGGTTAATAAATTATCCAGTGTGACCTCCTGGCACTGATGGAGTTTTTGATTAGCCCAAACCCTTCTGAGCACCCCTAAAACCTTCAACCAGCCCCTCACTGAGCCCAAACCCCTTTGCCAAGCCCAAACCAAACCCTTCCAGCCACCCCAAATCCTTCTGACAATGAATCCCAAACCCTTccaaccaccccaaatccttctGACAATCAATCCCAAACCCTTCCAGCCACCCCAAATCCTTCTGACAATCAATCCCAAACCCTTCTGAGAATCCCAAACCCTTCTGAGAATCCCAAACCCTCCTGACCACCACAAAACCTTCTGACCACCTCTAAACCCTTCCAACCAGCCCCTCACTGAACCCAAATCCTTCCAGCCACCCTAAACCCTTCCAAGCAGCCCCTCACTGAGCCCAAACCCCTTTGCCAAG of Zonotrichia albicollis isolate bZonAlb1 chromosome 20, bZonAlb1.hap1, whole genome shotgun sequence contains these proteins:
- the TMEM234 gene encoding transmembrane protein 234, which produces MATAGQALALALVAALWGGTGPFLRAAAAGMEEQRGRGRLRQLLAELRFLSLNWQYLVPFLLNQAGSLLFYLTLASTDLSLAVPLCNSLALVVTLVTGKILGEDIGGKRAVAGMLLTMLGLSLCLAGA